One Ignavibacterium album JCM 16511 genomic region harbors:
- a CDS encoding radical SAM protein: MLTLNHLDYYRLPWNLTDNSISWLEPTSKCNLYCEGCYRKNEKDGHKSLDEIKKDLDVFTSLRKSDGISIAGGDPLTHPDILDIVTEIKSRNLKPIINTNGLALTKDLLKKLKKAGVFGFTFHIDSKQNRPGWKGKNEIELNELRYHYAKMLAEEGNISCAFNSTVYDDTKHFIPEMLKWAHKNIDIVQVMVFILYRAVNNKDFDYYIGPKKIDMNQLVYNEDLESRADLKAQEIVEIIRSEYPDFNPCAYLNGSEKPDSFKWLLTGRLGTKQKIYGYLGSKSIEAIQMFNHLLYGRYLAYASPKNTRRGKSILLLSGFDKKLRKAFKNFYKNPFNIFRKLYYQSVMIIQPVDFLQDGRQNMCDGCPDITVWNGQLVWSCRMEEQLNFGMNVKTYPKGFMN, encoded by the coding sequence ATGTTAACATTAAATCACCTTGATTATTATCGCCTGCCGTGGAATCTAACCGATAATTCAATTTCCTGGCTTGAGCCGACTTCAAAATGCAATCTCTACTGCGAGGGTTGTTACAGAAAAAACGAGAAAGATGGACACAAATCACTTGATGAAATTAAAAAAGATCTTGATGTGTTCACTTCTCTCAGAAAGTCTGATGGAATTTCCATTGCTGGTGGCGATCCATTAACTCATCCTGATATACTTGACATTGTTACTGAAATAAAAAGTCGAAACCTGAAACCTATTATCAACACAAACGGATTAGCTTTAACAAAAGACTTGTTAAAGAAATTGAAAAAAGCTGGAGTGTTTGGTTTTACATTTCATATTGACAGCAAACAAAATCGTCCGGGCTGGAAAGGGAAAAATGAAATTGAGCTGAATGAGTTGAGATATCATTATGCAAAGATGCTTGCCGAAGAAGGAAATATCTCCTGTGCATTCAATTCAACAGTTTATGATGATACAAAACATTTTATTCCTGAAATGTTGAAATGGGCGCATAAGAATATTGACATCGTTCAGGTAATGGTATTTATCCTTTATCGGGCTGTGAACAACAAAGACTTTGACTATTACATCGGTCCGAAAAAGATTGATATGAATCAATTGGTTTATAATGAAGACCTTGAGTCCAGAGCTGATTTGAAAGCGCAGGAAATTGTTGAGATTATAAGATCAGAATATCCTGATTTTAATCCTTGCGCGTATCTCAATGGTTCGGAGAAACCTGATTCATTTAAGTGGTTGTTAACAGGTAGATTAGGTACAAAACAAAAAATTTACGGCTACCTTGGTTCAAAATCTATTGAAGCAATTCAAATGTTTAATCATTTGTTGTATGGAAGATATCTTGCATATGCTTCTCCAAAAAATACGAGAAGAGGAAAATCAATTTTGTTACTGAGTGGTTTCGATAAAAAGTTAAGAAAAGCTTTCAAAAATTTTTACAAGAATCCATTTAATATTTTCAGAAAACTTTATTACCAGTCAGTTATGATTATTCAACCGGTGGATTTTTTACAGGATGGAAGACAGAATATGTGTGATGGTTGTCCTGATATTACTGTCTGGAATGGCCAGCTTGTCTGGTCTTGTAGAATGGAAGAACAATTGAATTTCGGTATGAATGTTAAAACTTATCCAAAAGGATTTATGAATTAG